Proteins encoded within one genomic window of Nordella sp. HKS 07:
- a CDS encoding aminotransferase class III-fold pyridoxal phosphate-dependent enzyme, with product MSIINHPGPEISETQASEIAERHFGLKGLKGRLASERDQNFHFGGNGQSAVLKIVNAAEPDEAIRFQVAMIRHIKATDPGLAVPLVRLSRSGEELPVIDDGKGGRHLIRAVDYLEGTPLAESRKTPELLASFGGFLGRLDRALQSFGHVGAHRDLDWDLRKAGRTRARLSALQNLEEREICDYFITRFETEVEPSLMKLRAFVIHNDANDWNVLVSADGTAISGLIDFGDALHSALICEMAVAAAYAILDADDPLGALSYMLAAYHREMPLLAEEVDLLFDLVAMRLVTSVTISAERAPRVADNPYLNISERPAWDMLRRLRRIDPFIARAILRQACGFDVAPGAGKAAQWLAGNCRSLSPIWGRPLSNHRILQVPFGDAMRPLVKAAAAMDVAACEREWQVLRKAENAELGIGPWGEKRAVYAGQMFQSRLIKDVRRTRHLGLDIFADAGTAIFAPLAGRVASVEIEREPLGYGCVVLIEHEPEPGVRFSSLWGHLSHETAKHLKKGQTLAAGEKIGTLGAAEENGGWMPHLHLQLVAYSTDDIGPIPGVGEEAYLDIWSKLYPPAYDFAGLTPETFHREGKPGDEIVALRKKTLLPNLSISFRKPLKMVRGEGVWLIADDGRAYLDCFNNVAHLGHGHPEIVEVLAREASRLNTNTRYLHDNMVDYAEKLGATLPGDLKVASFVCTGSEANDLMLRMARARTGAKDMVVVDWAYHGHLAELIDISPYKYKRAGGAGRQPHVWEAQLPDSYRAPEDWPAEEHGKRFAESIARQVEAIRKAGRKPAAFIAESIPSCAGQIFFPPHYLEEAYRIIREAGGLCVADEVQVGFGRVGSHMWAFETQGVVPDFVTMGKPIGNGHPLAALVTTPEIAQAFNNGMEYFNTFGGNPVSCAIGLKVLEIIERDRLRHNAKTIGDYLMTRLRDMQKRYEMIGDVRGMGLFLGLDLVTDRKSKAYATDFANRVVNLAREDGVLIGTDGPYDNVVKMRPAMIFTRREADLLCDVLDQAFARASAAA from the coding sequence CAACCATCCCGGCCCCGAGATCAGCGAAACCCAGGCCTCGGAGATCGCCGAGCGCCATTTCGGCCTGAAGGGCCTGAAAGGCCGGCTCGCCAGCGAACGCGACCAGAATTTCCATTTTGGCGGGAACGGCCAGAGCGCGGTGCTCAAGATCGTCAATGCCGCCGAGCCCGATGAGGCGATCCGCTTCCAGGTGGCAATGATCCGCCATATCAAGGCGACCGATCCCGGCCTCGCCGTGCCGCTGGTGCGCCTCTCGAGGTCGGGTGAGGAGCTTCCGGTCATCGACGACGGCAAGGGCGGCCGCCATCTGATCCGCGCCGTCGACTATCTGGAAGGAACGCCTCTGGCCGAAAGCCGCAAGACGCCCGAGCTCCTGGCGAGCTTCGGCGGCTTCCTCGGCCGTCTCGACCGGGCGCTGCAGAGCTTCGGTCATGTCGGCGCCCATCGCGATCTCGACTGGGACCTGCGCAAGGCCGGCCGCACGCGCGCGAGGCTCTCCGCCCTCCAGAATCTTGAAGAGCGCGAGATCTGCGATTACTTCATCACCCGCTTCGAGACCGAAGTCGAGCCGAGCCTGATGAAGCTCAGGGCTTTCGTCATCCACAACGACGCCAATGACTGGAATGTGCTTGTCTCGGCCGACGGCACGGCCATTTCCGGCCTCATCGATTTCGGCGACGCGCTCCATAGCGCGCTTATCTGCGAAATGGCGGTAGCCGCCGCCTATGCCATTCTTGATGCCGACGATCCGCTGGGCGCGCTCTCATATATGCTTGCCGCCTATCACCGCGAAATGCCGCTGCTGGCGGAGGAAGTCGATCTCCTCTTCGATCTCGTCGCCATGCGGCTCGTCACCAGCGTCACCATTTCGGCCGAACGCGCCCCGCGTGTGGCGGATAATCCCTATCTCAATATCAGCGAGCGGCCGGCCTGGGACATGCTGCGCCGCCTGCGCCGCATCGATCCCTTCATCGCCCGCGCCATCCTGCGCCAGGCCTGCGGCTTCGACGTGGCGCCGGGCGCCGGGAAGGCCGCGCAATGGCTCGCCGGTAATTGCAGGAGCTTGAGCCCCATCTGGGGACGGCCGCTGTCCAATCACCGCATCCTGCAGGTGCCCTTCGGCGATGCGATGCGCCCCTTGGTCAAAGCCGCCGCCGCTATGGATGTCGCGGCTTGCGAGCGCGAATGGCAGGTCTTGCGCAAGGCGGAGAACGCCGAACTCGGCATCGGGCCCTGGGGCGAGAAGCGTGCCGTCTATGCCGGCCAGATGTTCCAGTCCAGGCTCATCAAGGATGTCCGGCGCACCCGCCATCTGGGGCTCGATATCTTCGCCGATGCCGGCACCGCGATCTTCGCTCCCTTGGCCGGCCGCGTGGCTTCGGTCGAGATCGAGCGCGAGCCTTTGGGCTATGGCTGCGTTGTCCTCATCGAGCACGAGCCGGAGCCGGGTGTGCGTTTCTCGAGCCTGTGGGGGCACCTCTCGCATGAGACGGCGAAACATCTGAAGAAGGGCCAAACGCTCGCCGCCGGTGAGAAGATCGGCACCTTGGGCGCTGCAGAGGAAAACGGCGGCTGGATGCCGCATCTGCATCTGCAGCTCGTCGCCTATTCGACCGACGATATCGGCCCCATTCCGGGCGTCGGTGAGGAAGCCTATCTCGATATCTGGTCGAAGCTCTATCCGCCCGCTTATGATTTCGCCGGGCTCACGCCGGAGACCTTCCACCGCGAAGGCAAGCCCGGCGATGAGATCGTCGCCTTGCGCAAGAAGACGCTGCTGCCGAATTTGAGCATCTCTTTCCGCAAGCCCTTGAAGATGGTGAGGGGCGAGGGCGTGTGGCTCATCGCCGATGACGGCCGCGCCTATCTCGACTGCTTCAACAATGTCGCGCATCTGGGTCACGGCCATCCTGAAATCGTCGAGGTGCTGGCGCGCGAAGCTTCGCGCCTCAACACCAATACGCGTTATCTGCACGATAATATGGTGGACTATGCCGAGAAGCTCGGCGCCACATTGCCGGGCGATCTGAAAGTCGCGAGCTTCGTCTGCACCGGCAGCGAGGCCAATGACCTTATGCTGCGCATGGCCCGCGCCAGGACTGGCGCAAAGGACATGGTCGTCGTCGACTGGGCCTATCACGGCCATCTCGCCGAGCTGATCGACATCAGTCCGTATAAATACAAGCGCGCCGGCGGCGCGGGGCGCCAGCCCCATGTCTGGGAAGCGCAATTGCCGGACAGCTACAGGGCGCCCGAGGACTGGCCGGCCGAGGAACATGGCAAGCGCTTCGCCGAAAGCATCGCCCGCCAGGTCGAGGCGATCCGCAAGGCGGGCCGGAAGCCGGCGGCCTTCATTGCCGAATCCATTCCAAGCTGTGCCGGCCAGATTTTCTTTCCCCCGCATTATCTGGAGGAAGCCTATCGCATCATCCGCGAGGCCGGCGGCCTGTGTGTCGCCGATGAGGTGCAAGTGGGCTTCGGCCGCGTCGGCAGCCATATGTGGGCGTTCGAGACGCAAGGCGTCGTTCCCGACTTCGTCACCATGGGCAAGCCGATCGGCAACGGCCACCCGCTCGCCGCCCTCGTCACCACGCCGGAGATCGCCCAGGCCTTCAACAACGGCATGGAGTACTTCAACACCTTCGGCGGCAATCCGGTGTCCTGCGCCATCGGGCTCAAGGTACTGGAGATTATCGAGCGCGACCGTTTGCGCCACAATGCCAAAACGATCGGGGACTATCTGATGACGCGCTTGCGCGACATGCAGAAGCGTTATGAGATGATCGGCGATGTGCGCGGCATGGGATTGTTCCTGGGACTTGATCTGGTGACCGACCGCAAATCGAAAGCCTACGCCACCGACTTCGCCAACCGCGTCGT